cgtatttcgcgaatttcggctatcatggttattgacttttgcagatctcaaaatcagggtgtgtcctttggctgggatcactttcctaacagctgagctcaattgcagctttttgcaatttgacctgactttcgccctcaatttgcaatttgacctgacctttgacctggatgacctaacaaacacAAACCTGAGCTTTCTTGGCCAAATTTAtacccacccacaaagtttgagctccaatatatgagcaatttgaaatgtttacgttttttgacctatgacctcttaaccgtaagtCTGACAAAAAAAGTGACCGTGGAAACTTATGTTTGTTTGTCCAAGTTCCActcacccacaaagtttgagctccatagaggcaatttgaaatttctaccttttttgacctttgacctcttaaccgtaggtctgacaaaaaagtCACAgtgaaaacttttgtttgttagtccaagatccacccacccaccaagtctgagctccataggggcaatttgaaatttctacctttttttgacctatgacctcttaaccgaaGGTCGGacaaaaaggtcactgtggatacttttatttgttagtccaaggtcaacacacccaccaagtttgagctccataggagcaatttgaaattagacttcaattggacttgaccccgtcgttgacctttgacctttaaaatataaaatggttCTTCCTCATATCAAGcttcacccacccaccaagtttgaggaacgtgcgacccctagtctccgagaaaagaggcagacagacagacagacagacagacacccagcaaacacaaaaacgttttaaaaacattttaaataagttatattttggcttttggtttaggtaaacacgttttaataacattaaaatgtcgggttatataaaggtcatgataacgttttaaaacgttttgtatgaaaacacactacaacaatatttttaaatgttttcaaaaatgttattgtaaactatttttgcaaacatttttgccaaatattgtgtcaatacttaaataacattatgttaaaatatttgaacccaacaaacacagaaatgttcttaaaatgtttttttcaaaaccttttaataacatttaaatgtcgggttatataaaagtaatgaaaacgtttttaaaacgttattgaaaatattttgggcaaacatttttcgcaaaatatttgttcaaccctaaaataacattctgtttagaatgttttgtatcaagttttcaagaatgtttttggaatgttatttaaacgttttataccctttatataacccgacatttaaacgttttctgtaaaacatttttgtttgctgcgcagtatattatcaaaaaatgttttgtaagattatgaaaacgttttatactcttaatataccctttatataacccgacatttaaacgttttctgaccttttataaccatttgcgaatgatgtcgaaaacgttttgtgtttgctgggcagacagacagacagacagacaaacaaacagattctggtgaattatagtaagatttacTCAATAAAAGCTATTAACGTTAAACCGTTGGGGAACGAGCCAAAAGTTCGATagcgtcctataaacgaaacccTTTTGTTATGGTGGGAGGGTATCAAAAGGTCCGGTCCGAATACGTGCGTAAAAAATAGCCAGTTAAAATATCGGCCAAAAGTTGATATAtgggtcaaagttgatctttcaggttacaattagagaataaaggctGTTTTTAGCCGGTATTgttcatctatcgtctcatataacacgggcgacatcattttgaaaaataacGACGACGCCCGTGTAATATGAGACGATGGatgaactttctcaagtgttaaGAATTACCAACCTTTCAAACTTATGTTAGAGGGAGGGGTGTCAGCCTCCTAACGAaagcactttcgtttataggacgtcttCGATcggacttttggtttgttccctcaaAAACCACTGATTTACGATTTTAATGAAGAAAACAATTCATTCAAGAACTTATCGTATGAAAACtattatgtttaaaatgttgtagcAGAAAAATCCACAGTTTTGTCTTGTTCTTTTTTAGAATAAAGCGTAATAATAATTATACCAGAATCACTTTAATCGGTTTCTTTCAATACCCGGGTTAAAAAATTACGCATAATTTAACTAAAACGTCTAGAGATCCTAGAGACGGATCACTCTTGCCATTTGCGAGCCTATTCAGCGTGTTTAGTTTGGTGTTGGTTGATGATATGCGCAAATAGTCCAACTCGTTTTCTCAGACGTTTTAGTTGATCGAATGTGACCTGAGCTTTCAAAGAATCAAACTGAAGTGCTTCTGGTACATGTAGCCTAGACATTACTTATAATGTAGACAATATTACGCTAAAACTGGTTGcaaattttaaatgtattttaacCGTCTTCAAATTAGGTGCTTTTGTTTCAATCTGAGTGCAAGAACTGGGCTGCACTTGTCCACAATCAATATATTGATCGATATCGATAGATGAATCGCTAAAACTAAAGTCTGTTATGTCAAGTCAATTCTAGAGATATAACCTACAATCCTAACAAGTTATATCTCAATACCACCTTTAAATATTCTATAgttaattgttttaaatatttttttaaatcttaaaatATTCACAGTTTTTTGCATATACACTCAGGTGTGACATATTTTTCCGGGTTACATTTTTGTCATGCTGATACCTTACAAGTTACATTCACATAATGTATAAATTGGCTATTCGTATCTTTGGGGGGGCGTTTTATAAAGTCAGGACATACCACCGATTTAGTGTTTTCTAACCGTCTGAGAAAGGCTAGGGTAGGGAATTGGGTTTTGTTTTGTCATCTTTGGGTCCCATAGAGATTAATTTGTCACCATATTGGCACCCGTTAGTATGAGGTCACCTATCGTAATCGCAAAGGAGATATACATTTTAATGTTGTTATAGTAGTAGTTGCAAAACATTTATATTGTAATATGTCTTCAATAAGCTTCAATAGTAGAAAGAGTTCCACCACACTTATAAAGTAAGTTTAATAAGCATATTGGTTATAGTTCAATTATCCGCTAAATACATTTATGAGTCTGATTAAGCAATAATTTACTTCCTTAACTTAGTAAAAGTACAAATCAAATATTTTCTGAAGACTTCAAACTTAAACTTTATCCAGTGAGTACCGGTTTTGTTATTTTGCTGCATAATATACTGTATTTGTCTGGTTATACCAATGGCAAGAACATATCACCAagttttttcaattatttttaacTTTTCGCATTTTATAGTATAAATCAATTCAGTAAAGTATACAGTACTCGTTCGTTCTTactggttatcaaaaactttacTGATTCATTGTAGAACTTAATGCACCGAAAGCATCACGGAACTCAAAGTAAGTTTGAAGTCTCATAAGAATCTTCAGAACATCATAGAATTTGCCAAGGTATTTTTGCCTATTTTCCTCAATCCCTTTTAGCACACCTACGAGTTGGTCGTTGGAGGTTCCTGCTGCAGCTGACAGCACGCTTTGCATCTCCCTGTAGACTAGTGAACTGTAGAAGCTACCGCCGTTCTTTTGCACCATTGCGCTGATCCTAGAAAAGAGCTGGTTAACCTGGACCTCGTTCTCTCTACCATTTAGCCTGTTGTTGAAGCCATAGTAGCCACCGCCACTGCCGTAAGCGATGTCTCTGATGCATTGTGGTGTTGTAGAAATCCAGTCGTCTATGGTAACACCTTCGTCTTCTAACTGGTCCATGCACGTAACCAACAACATCATGTACCTATTAAGATAGATCGAAACCGGTAACATAGTCATAGTAGGTCCAATTACACATAGTGTATGTAAAAGGTATGTAAAGCTATTATAAACCCTTTGTCAGTAATGATAGCATAACAATAACATTCTTTGGTGGATGTATATTGATACGTAGCGGCAATGGAAAATATTAAACTTCTAGTTTTTGTAGCAACCATGGTTTATCTCTCTAATCCATGGTTTCGCTCAATAAAACTCAAATCAGACAACGAATCTGAGGATGTGGAGCCGGCCATTTTACATGAAATGctttaataattttgattttttaattggTGATCCGACCAATTtggttttaacaaaatattggtcggATCAATCTCTGCTGATCCAAGCTGTAGCCACGCGTCTGGAAGCTGTGCAAAAGTTATTAGCACTGGGGAGGATAAACTTGGGGCGGGTGGGAGCAAGAATTTAAATATAAAAGCAAGTAAAAAGGGGGGAAGGACATTTTTGGCAGATCCCGATCTGAAGCGGTGAAGGGTAAAGCGGTTTCGAGGGCTCATTTTAAATAACATTCCAtataaaggggctgtgcaatagttatgagccaTGCTTGCTACGACTCGGCTCTCAGTAGGCCAATTGGAAGCAAAAATTTGGCATTTGAATTGGGCATAATATTTGTACCAGGCCGGGGGCACATTTTGGCAGCAGGCCAACTAAATGGTGCAAGTAATTTTTCGCACACCGTTTGAAAATTCTACCCCCATCGGGGATCTCATAATAATTGCACAGTCAGCCCCTCATACATCACAATTTAAGCAAATACAGGGTGGATATTATCACAAAACATTTAAACTGTGAGATTTAACGGTGCGGCGACTGAcgagggtcagtctggagctggCCAGGGAGTAGTTGACATGATAcatgttttactagtttttattgaaatatcaaaatttgacttttattacaatacaaaggattatgatttagctatatttcatttggcagaacaggataatatttttttttaagtatTTGTAAAAGCACACGTCTCGCTAAAATGGACATAGAACGTATGTCAATATTTTGGATTCTTTATGCCTTTCCTATTCCTTATTGAACTCATTATAAAAAGATAATTGAATAAAtatcatcataataattattgttaaataCCGTTGACATAATATTCAGGAGCGGATCCAGGTTTTTTGCAGGTGGACCTGCTCATGAATATTATGCAGCTCGCTTTGCTCACCCAAATTTGACGGttaacaaacacttgttagggggtccTGAATCCAAAAAATTTCATCGGGAAACTTTTTCGACCCcccctttcagatctcaaaaatttcatgcCCCACCCTTTTTGACAtggaaattatgggtcaatcccataggATAGAACCCTCGaatatttgtggtcaattttttcaggccccctagGAGGGTCGAAACTTTTAAGGCCCCCctccccattttgcatcaggccccgtAACAAGCTTTTGTGAACAGTTTCCTTTTCGTATATAATTAATCAAGAAATACTATTAACAAAACTAAAACGTTTCACTTACACACATAGCACATTAGTCACATTAATATAATTGtatataaagactgcacaaaaattaACGCAGCCTTTATAAATACACCTATTGCTTCAAAACTTTTAATTGTATTCACAATGTTTTCAGTTGTCAAAACATTGTGAATTCAAAGGTGTTTATAAccgctgcgttactttttgtgcagtctttagaaaTAGACTATTATGTTACCTTTTTGCATCATTGCCAAACACTTGCAAAACCAAATCAATAGTTTGCCTATACTCTGCAGTTTGCCTGTCACCTCCTTTAATGACGACAAGGATGACGTGAGGCCCGGGATAGGCAAATAGCAAGCACTTAGCCACTTCTACCATGGTCGCGTCGTTGCGCTTACTGGTATCGAACAGTCCTGGGCTGTCAATGACTCTCACATTCCGACCCAAAACTCTTCTTTGTTCGAAAGTGCATTGTTGTGTCTCGGATGAGCCATATGAACTGACTTTGAACGGACGCGTTGCCGGGTCGTATTCAAGTATGATGTTGTCACCGGTTCTACTTTTTCCTGCTCCTGTACGACCAACTAAAACCATACGTAGGTCTGCAAAAATAaatagagtaaataaataaataataaataaaatgaaatacctattTTGGACATTTTCTATTAAGGGCAGGgttatgaacatttggacagaatttttgtgggacattagagcacatgaagaatgtccttctgatatcaaataattttgacattttatggcaaatgaaatACACAAAGTAGTGCAACTTTATCGATAGAAATATTGTTACATACCTCCCATCCTGAAAGAGTGTGCTTTTTCCAGCGGAAAAATGAGTAAACGGACGTACTTACAGCCTGTCACACTGAAAAGAAAAATAAGTTTGATTCAGTAAGTGATTTAAGTCTATGAATATACCATGCTCACATTTGGCGACGTTGTTGTCTCAGTTATAGTCCCCATCGTTGTCGCCATTGTATTGTCGTTATTATTGTCTTCGTCATTGTTGCAATATTGCTGTTTAGTAAAGTCTTACTTAGAGAACCTCGCACACAGCTTTTAATTAACTTTATCGTCGATACTGATTTTAATTTTAACAACATTGAAACGTTGAACAGAAAAATTAAAACTTTGTAATGACGCAATATGAACAAGAAGTCCTAACTAAAATTTGCTATAGCTACTGGCCAAATCCtttcaaagaaacaaacaaaaaacaaaacaaaaaacaaacatacaaacgaaagcagcaacaacaacaatagcaaCAATATCAAACCACGAACTTATATCAACTTGTTATTTGACCCACCTTTGATGAATATTGCACGCTCCACACCCGTTAGAGCCTGATACCACTCTGGTTGGTTATGATATTTATCAAATATGACATCATACATGACCATGTCACGTCACGTCACTAGGACCTCGAACTACTATCATCCATGCATTTGGCAGTATGATAGACACAGTAGATATAGATATGAAATTAGGTGTACGGTGCAATTCGGAAACAAACCAGGAGATTGTCGTATAatcatatgaatacatgaatccaaaacccacccaagtccatgggaagtgattttgagaaaaaaaccctgtgtatcattttaattccttcagttaaatttacctggtcaatatggtaagttgtacgtgcaaatgggtgagttaaactgtattaggtatggcgattagcatttcagggacttcatggggttcattttaaattctggacttgggtggttttttgaatcatatacaaaaacaataatgttggaatgagattaccactagtaagataatacaaaataaagcacacagttatgtataatgttgataagcattctgccatgtaatataaaccacacactttccttgattaaacccattttttttttttcaaaagtcactctccagcaatgaatgtgttacaagtggacttttatacatactggatttcaatcaatgtgttacaagactcaaatcatggacttgggttgattctttcatacatgctatttttcacatgctcaatagacacagaggatgaatttgagttgtcctttcatacatatgacaggcctatgtatagcaacactttcccatgcttaactcaatttggccaaagtatggacttgggtggcttttgtattcatatattcatatatataaataaataaataatctaataaataaacaaacaaataaataaacaaaccaataaataaataaataaataaataaataaacaaataaataaacaaataaataaataaacaaacaaataaataaataattagatAAATAAATTGCAGAATCAATTGCAGAAAGTGAAACTATTAAACTATTAGCATTCaggaaatattaaaattataaagtTGCAGTTTCAGTGAAATTTCATATTTTCAGTAAAGTTTTATAATTGTACATATTGCTTCATAAAAATAGGATTGATGAAGACACAAACAGGACACACACAATGCACAAGCGTATTTTGTTGTAGATTCAAGAATGGGTAGTTTTCTGGTTTGTAGTTCACAGGTTATTTAAAAATGGGTTGATATTGCTTCTCAGATTGcggaagcggggggggggggtcatatgatttgtGTATGGCTCGGAGGGGTCATATGGGTTTCTTATCTGAAAAGGGGGTCATAAAGTTTTCCGCAGTGACTTTCTCCATGCTCCCGCTCCGCCGCCACCCCCTCCCACCCGTTGTCCAGCCAGTACTTAAACGCCAGTGTTGAAGAAGTGATGCTCGGATGAGCTACAAATATTAAACACGTAAGTTGAAATTACCCTTACTCGTAAAAGTTAGTCTTACATTTGTCTACATTAGGTCTCTTACTCtgataaaggagtatttcgttatcctagcatcctctttttatgacatttttcagtagacatccacgaaaaaagcttattcccaaactttcagttgattccgactttgcgtttgcgagttatgcatgattatgtgtattacactgctccatagacaatacgttgtaatttcgttctggtatcccagaacgaaattcaaatttcatgatatctttgctaaacgaattattctgcaagaaattttttgtacataaacattatgtagccagaggtttccagtgatataaaaatctcaacttcttttgagaaaagtgggggatgatgctgtggatcacgaaatgcccttttaaatgttgtttaaaagtttaacCAGCGCTGATTAACGGGTGAACTGAGAAGCCAGTTGCTAAATAAGCAAATAACTTGTTCTTAAACAATATTGTAAGCAATTGGCTGTTCAATTCACATGTTAATCAGCACtgcttttaaactttttaaccGTGTAGTAATGGAGTTATTGGGGTGCGCAGTAACTAATCTTTCCCTCGAGA
Above is a window of Amphiura filiformis chromosome 20, Afil_fr2py, whole genome shotgun sequence DNA encoding:
- the LOC140143045 gene encoding GTPase IMAP family member 9-like, with amino-acid sequence MVMYDVIFDKYHNQPEWYQALTGVERAIFIKDLRMVLVGRTGAGKSRTGDNIILEYDPATRPFKVSSYGSSETQQCTFEQRRVLGRNVRVIDSPGLFDTSKRNDATMVEVAKCLLFAYPGPHVILVVIKGGDRQTAEYRQTIDLVLQVFGNDAKRYMMLLVTCMDQLEDEGVTIDDWISTTPQCIRDIAYGSGGGYYGFNNRLNGRENEVQVNQLFSRISAMVQKNGGSFYSSLVYREMQSVLSAAAGTSNDQLVGVLKGIEENRQKYLGKFYDVLKILMRLQTYFEFRDAFGALSSTMNQ